The following proteins are co-located in the Phocoena phocoena chromosome 1, mPhoPho1.1, whole genome shotgun sequence genome:
- the ACP6 gene encoding lysophosphatidic acid phosphatase type 6 → MISRILRVRMWAPVGVLTSLAYCLHQRRGADDQNSVDRSLLELKMVQVVFRHGARSPLKALPREEQVEWKPQLLEVPPQTRLDYTVTNLAGGPKPHSPFDSQYHETTLKGGMFAGQLTKVGMQQMFALGERLRKNYVEDIPFLSPTFNPLEVFIRSTNIYRNLESTRCLLAGLFQCQKEGPIIIHTDEASSEVLYPNYQNCQRLRERTRGRRQAASLQPGISEDLKKVKEGMGIASSDGVDFLILLDNMAAEQVHSLPSCPTLKRFAWMIEQRAVDTALYILQREDRESLQMAVGQFLHILESNLLKVVDPTTPPGKTRKLYLYAAHDVTLMPLLMALGIFDHKWPPFAVDLTMELYQHRESKEWFVQLYYRGEEQVPEGCPDRLCPLDKFLNTMSVYTLSPEKYHTLCSEAQVMGLGNSE, encoded by the exons ATGATCTCCCGGATCTTGAGGGTGCGCATGTGGGCCCCTGTCGGCGTCCTGACCTCGCTGGCGTACTGCCTCCACCAGCGGCGGGGGGCTGACGACCAGAATTCCGTCGACCGAAGCCTGCTGGAGCTGAAAATGGTGCAAGTCGTGTTTCGACACGGGGCGCGGAGCCCTCTCAAGGCGCTTCCGCGGGAGGAGCAG GTAGAGTGGAAACCCCAGCTACTAGAGGTCCCACCCCAAACTCGGCTTGATTACACAGTCACCAATCTAGCTGGTGGCCCGAAACCACATTCTCCTTTCGACTCTCAGTACCACGAGACCACGCTGAAG GGGGGCATGTTTGCTGGACAGCTGACCAAGGTGGGCATGCAGCAGATGTTTGCCCTGGGAGAGAGGCTGAGGAAGAACTACGTGGAGGACATCCCCTTTCTTTCGCCAACCTTCAACCCACTGGAGGTCTT cATTCGTTCCACTAACATATATCGGAATCTGGAGTCTACCCGGTGTTTGCTGGCTGGGCTTTTCCAATGTCAGAAAGAAG GACCCATCATCATCCACACTGATGAAGCAAGCTCTGAAGTCTTGTACCCCAACTACCAAAACTGCCAGAGGCTCCGGGAAAGAACCAG agGCCGGAGGCAGGCTGCTTCTTTGCAGCCAGGGATCTCAGAGGATTTGAAGAAGGTGAAGGAAGGGATGGGCATTGCCAGTAGCGATGGAGTGGACTTCCTCATCCTCCTGGACAACATGGCTGCTGAGCAG GTGCACAGCCTCCCGAGCTGCCCCACGCTGAAGAGGTTTGCATGGATGATTGAGCAGAGAGCGGTGGACACAGCCTTGTACATCCTGCAAAGGGAAGACAG GGAAAGCCTTCAGATGGCAGTGGGCCAATTCCTCCACATTCTGGAAAGCAACCTGCTGAAAGTCGTGGACCCTACCACCCCGCCCGGCAAGACCAG AAAGCTGTACCTCTATGCAGCTCATGATGTGACCCTCATGCCTCTCTTAATGGCCCTGGGGATTTTTGACCACAAATGGCCCCCGTTTGCTGTGGACCTGACCATGGAACTCTACCAGCACCGGGAGTCTAAGGAGTGGTTTGTGCAGCTCTATTACCGTGGAGAG GAGCAGGTGCCGGAAGGTTGCCCTGACCGGCTGTGTCCACTGGACAAGTTCTTGAACACCATGTCAGTTTATACCTTGAGCCCAGAAAAATACCACACACTCTGCTCTGAAGCCCAAGTGATGGGACTTGGAAATAGTGAGTGA